One genomic segment of Gammaproteobacteria bacterium includes these proteins:
- a CDS encoding Rsd/AlgQ family anti-sigma factor, with the protein MTDPSQSQTWRRQGSRRHIDRLLTQRRGVLVSMCEVLELKPFTVDKPVHEALQDFTQMLVDYVAAGHFNLYHRIVTGRERRQAVAQAARQVYERIAKTTDAAMEFNDRYGGEWNFHLLDKLAEDLSMLGEQLATRVELEDRIITAMLGGQILRDHASRLDG; encoded by the coding sequence ATGACTGATCCTTCTCAAAGCCAGACGTGGCGCCGCCAAGGTTCGCGCCGCCACATCGATCGACTGCTGACGCAGCGACGAGGGGTGCTGGTGTCCATGTGCGAAGTGCTGGAATTGAAACCGTTCACTGTCGACAAGCCGGTGCATGAGGCCCTGCAGGATTTCACCCAAATGCTGGTTGATTATGTCGCGGCGGGCCATTTCAATCTCTACCATCGCATCGTCACGGGCAGGGAGCGCCGGCAGGCGGTGGCGCAAGCCGCGCGCCAGGTGTATGAGCGCATCGCCAAAACCACCGATGCGGCCATGGAGTTCAACGATCGCTACGGCGGCGAATGGAACTTTCATCTGCTCGACAAACTGGCCGAAGACCTGTCGATGCTGGGCGAGCAACTGGCCACCCGCGTCGAACTGGAAGATCGGATCATCACCGCCATGTTGGGCGGGCAGATTCTGCGCGATCACGCCAGCCGTCTCGACGGCTGA